A single region of the Lycium barbarum isolate Lr01 chromosome 2, ASM1917538v2, whole genome shotgun sequence genome encodes:
- the LOC132628376 gene encoding uncharacterized protein LOC132628376: MFSNAARPKAGFTEWVHLYGRLLTSDRLIKWEIDVDAKYALSLEHDETKEHLFVQCTYARLVITRLLQWIQQQCLAGINWEQHVTEVVVQAKGKTQQAQAFKMIYTKFVHGIWKERN, encoded by the coding sequence ATGTTCTCAAATGCAGCTAGACCAAAGGCAGGCTTTACAGAATGGGTGCATCTGTATGGAAGGCTATTGACCTCTGATAGATTGATAAAGTGGGAAATTGATGTTGATGCTAAATATGCTCTCTCCCTTGAACATGATGAAACAAAGGAGCATTTGTTTGTGCAGTGTACATATGCTAGACTGGTGATTACGAGACTCCTACAATGGATTCAACAACAATGCCTCGCTGGAATTAACTGGGAGCAACATGTGACTGAAGTAGTTGTACAAGCAAAGGGGAAAACTCAACAAGCTCAAGCTTTTAAGATGATCTATACTAAATTTGTCCATGGAATTTGGAAAGAGAGAAATTAG
- the LOC132628375 gene encoding uncharacterized protein LOC132628375 has product MEYLNRNLKGLADNKKFHFHPRCSKLRITYLCFADDLLLFARGDLDSITIMNNCFKEFSMAFGLQANLGKNSVYCGDMTQNDQDRINHHLGFGFGEFPFKYLGIPLSKKKLTLIQWQPLIDKILARITYWIAKKLSYAGRTQLIQFVLFGQTLDQMGAHFIKRRHMSNMTTPTQAYWMIRRILGTRTAMLQMQLDNNNKKSLIRQIYLVLNLE; this is encoded by the exons ATGGAATACTTAAATAGGAACCTAAAGGGACTAGCAGATAACAAGAAGTTTCACTTTCATCCAAGATGCTCTAAGCTTAGAATTACATATTTGTGCTTTGCGGATGATTTGTTATTATTTGCTAGAGGAGATCTAGATTCCATCACTATCATGAATAATTGTTTCAAAGAATTCTCAATGGCATTTGGACTTCAAGCAAATTTGGGCAAAAACTCTGTCTATTGTGGGGATATGACACAAAATGATCAAGACAGGATCAACCATCACCTTGGGTTTGGTTTTGGGGAATTTCCTTTCAAATACCTAGGAATCCCATTATCCAAAAAGAAGCTTACTTTAATCCAGTGGCAGCCACTCATTGATAAAATACTTGCTAGGATTACTTATTGGATTGCAAAGAAACTGTCTTATGCTGGCAGAACCCAACTAATCCAATTTGTTCTTTTTG GACAAACTCTTGATCAAATGGGTGCACACTTCATCAAAAGGCGGCACATGAGTAATATGACCACACCAACTCAAGCATATTGGATGATTAGAAGGATACTGGGAACTAGAACTGCAATGCTTCAAATGCAGTTAGATAACAATAACAAGAAGAGCCTGATAAGGCAAATTTACTTGGTCCTGAACCTCGAGTGA